One segment of Rosa chinensis cultivar Old Blush chromosome 6, RchiOBHm-V2, whole genome shotgun sequence DNA contains the following:
- the LOC112171022 gene encoding receptor-like protein kinase ANXUR2 → MDVVIKCLKKDNQIQPESAFETEILLFCQLRHPNLVSFIGFCEEGDDRMLVYEFLDNGPLSNHLFGKTAGDPLSWKKRLDICIGAARGVHYLHTGIKHAIIHRDLKSFNILLDKDLVPKLSALGLSKLGGTNVKNKLDKAPSRKTGTLGYADPEYLESGNVTQKSDVFAFGVVLFEVLCVRSSAKFKECMDGTSLFDIIDPYLKGEIAPDCLRKFVDIAERCVRRTGAQRPTMGEVEVELEDALELQEKSDSSKNLETSTSIAPAHHNYTYDGMTFRTIKDIFFWFAEDSLSNNFTTYLSENNTTVFSDKSTTNMKKKK, encoded by the coding sequence ATGGATGTTGTAATCAAGTGCCTTAAAAAAGATAATCAGATACAGCCAGAGTCTGCGTTTGAGACAGAGATATTGTTGTTCTGCCAGTTGCGCCATCCTAACCTAGTTTCATTCATTGGATTTTGCGAAGAAGGAGATGACCGTATGCTAGTTTATGAGTTCCTTGACAATGGTCCCTTGTCTAATCATCTATTCGGCAAGACTGCCGGAGATCCACTCTCCTGGAAGAAACGGCTGGATATCTGCATCGGGGCCGCGCGTGGTGTACATTACCTCCACACAGGGATTAAGCATGCCATTATCCACAGAGACCTGAAAAGTTTCAACATTCTATTGGACAAAGACTTGGTGCCCAAGCTCTCTGCCTTGGGGCTGTCCAAATTGGGCGGTACTAATGTGAAAAATAAACTCGACAAAGCTCCATCAAGGAAGACGGGTACACTAGGGTATGCAGATCCGGAGTATCTGGAATCGGGAAACGTTACGCAAAAATCTGATGTCTTTGCTTTTGGAGTGGTGTTATTTGAAGTCTTGTGTGTTAGAAGTTCAGCAAAGTTTAAAGAATGCATGGATGGGACTTCACTCTTTGATATCATTGATCCATACTTGAAGGGCGAAATAGCTCCAGACTGTTTGAGAAAATTTGTGGACATTGCCGAGAGATGTGTGCGTCGAACGGGAGCCCAGCGACCAACAATGGGTGAAGTGGAGGTAGAACTTGAGGATGCATTGGAGCTGCAGGAAAAGTCGGATTCTAGCAAAAACTTGGAGACAAGCACCTCTATTGCTCCTGCCCATCATAACTATACCTACGACGGGATGACATTTCGGACCATCAAGGATATTTTTTTCTGGTTTGCGGAAGACagtctttcaaataattttacCACTTACCTGTCTGAAAACAATACTACCGTATTTTCTGACAAGTCCACGACcaatatgaaaaagaaaaaatga